Proteins encoded by one window of Bacillus spongiae:
- a CDS encoding o-succinylbenzoate--CoA ligase translates to MKVPNWLVQRASQTPDRTAVVGLERNYTFRELLNESLTVGGQLRDKGVRPGDHIGVLMSNSEQMVVLIHSLQQLGCVCVLLNTRLTVNELSFQIQNADIRYICTEESFLTYCPSADVEAILMLQELFNGSEQNSLNPRTEFELTQTCSIMYTSGTTGRPKGVLQTYENHWWSAIGSVLNLGLSDKDCWLCAVPLYHISGYSIVMRSVIYGIAMKIYREFEEEKINEDLEVGKGTIISVVATMASRLLAQLENRSYSPLFRCFLLGGGPAPISLLEQCKTYGIPVYQTYGMTETCSQIVTLPPEYSLSKLGSSGKPLFPCQLMIINSNEHGEGEIAVKGPNVSPGYFKQQEANKKAYHDGWFLTGDIGYLDEEGFLYVIDRRADLIISGGENIYPAEIENILHSHPAVEDAGVIGIDHEKWGEVPFAFVSVRYDVNKQDLLKWCEQHLAKYKLPHDVLILDRLPRNASNKIVRRDLVKKLPRR, encoded by the coding sequence ATGAAGGTACCAAATTGGTTAGTACAAAGAGCTAGTCAGACTCCTGATAGGACTGCGGTGGTAGGACTAGAGAGAAATTATACGTTCAGAGAGCTTCTTAATGAGTCATTAACTGTGGGTGGACAATTACGAGATAAAGGTGTGCGACCTGGCGATCATATCGGTGTCTTAATGTCAAATAGTGAACAAATGGTTGTGCTCATTCATAGTCTTCAACAGCTTGGTTGTGTGTGTGTGTTGCTGAATACTCGTTTAACAGTAAATGAGTTGTCCTTTCAAATACAAAATGCCGACATCCGTTATATATGTACGGAAGAGAGTTTTTTAACATATTGCCCTTCAGCTGATGTAGAGGCTATTCTTATGTTGCAGGAGCTATTTAATGGCTCAGAACAAAATTCTTTGAACCCAAGAACAGAATTTGAATTAACTCAAACTTGTTCTATTATGTATACTTCGGGGACTACTGGTCGTCCTAAAGGCGTTTTACAAACATATGAAAATCACTGGTGGAGTGCAATAGGTTCCGTACTGAATCTTGGATTAAGTGACAAAGATTGTTGGCTTTGTGCTGTTCCTTTATATCATATTAGTGGGTATTCTATTGTAATGAGAAGTGTGATTTATGGAATTGCAATGAAAATTTATCGTGAGTTTGAAGAGGAAAAGATAAATGAAGATTTAGAAGTAGGAAAGGGGACCATCATTTCTGTCGTAGCGACGATGGCTTCTAGGTTGCTTGCTCAATTGGAGAATCGTTCTTACTCACCTCTTTTTCGTTGTTTTTTATTAGGAGGAGGTCCAGCTCCCATTTCTTTACTAGAGCAATGTAAAACTTACGGTATCCCTGTATACCAGACCTATGGCATGACAGAAACGTGTTCTCAAATTGTTACTCTTCCCCCAGAATATAGCTTGTCAAAGCTAGGATCATCTGGTAAGCCATTATTTCCTTGTCAATTAATGATCATCAATTCCAATGAACATGGTGAGGGAGAAATTGCGGTAAAGGGTCCTAATGTAAGTCCAGGCTACTTTAAGCAACAAGAGGCAAATAAAAAAGCATATCATGATGGTTGGTTCTTAACGGGAGATATTGGCTATTTAGACGAAGAGGGTTTTTTGTATGTGATTGATCGCAGGGCAGATCTTATTATTTCTGGAGGAGAAAACATATATCCTGCTGAAATAGAAAATATTCTCCACTCTCATCCAGCAGTCGAAGACGCAGGAGTGATTGGGATAGACCATGAGAAATGGGGAGAAGTACCGTTTGCCTTTGTGTCAGTTAGGTATGATGTTAATAAGCAAGATCTATTAAAATGGTGTGAACAGCATTTGGCAAAATATAAACTACCTCACGATGTTCTTATCTTAGATCGTTTACCTCGTAATGCTTCGAATAAAATTGTAAGAAGAGATCTAGTAAAAAAATTGCCACGGAGGTAA
- the menC gene encoding o-succinylbenzoate synthase: MNLASIQLNLIEMNLKKPFENALGVISKRQAIIIAVKDKEGRVGYGECVAFSTPWYTEETVATCYHILKEHLIPILQKHVIQHPKQVLPLFSSVRRNRMAKAAIETSIWDLYAKQMNQPLWKVIGGVNQKVPAGVVVGTSSVEQALAQINEFVNEGYQRVKVKISPVQDYEILKKIRENFPKLELIADANSSYDLEEVQALKRLDDLDLLMIEQPLDVDDIVQHRLLQQQLKTPICLDESIGSLKDVKNAHELGSCSIINVKIGRVGGLQESIAIHDYCVGNGMKVWCGGMLEFGISRAHNLALSSLPGFTIPGDISSSSRYWDEDIILPEIVVKNGSVSLSCEPGIGVVMNTKRLSEVTINEEEISLLK, translated from the coding sequence ATGAACCTTGCTTCAATTCAATTAAATTTAATTGAGATGAACTTAAAAAAGCCATTCGAAAACGCTCTAGGAGTTATTTCTAAAAGGCAAGCAATTATTATAGCTGTGAAAGATAAAGAGGGGAGAGTAGGGTATGGTGAATGTGTTGCCTTTTCCACCCCATGGTATACGGAAGAAACGGTAGCAACTTGCTATCATATTCTAAAGGAACATTTAATTCCGATCCTTCAAAAACATGTCATCCAGCATCCAAAGCAAGTTTTACCGCTTTTTTCTTCAGTAAGAAGGAATAGAATGGCCAAAGCAGCAATTGAAACGAGTATTTGGGATTTGTATGCTAAACAAATGAATCAACCATTATGGAAGGTAATTGGTGGAGTCAATCAAAAGGTCCCGGCAGGCGTGGTTGTCGGAACGTCCTCTGTTGAACAGGCGTTAGCACAAATTAATGAATTTGTGAACGAGGGATATCAGCGAGTAAAAGTAAAAATTTCGCCCGTTCAAGATTACGAGATTTTAAAAAAGATAAGAGAGAACTTTCCTAAGCTAGAGCTTATTGCGGATGCCAATTCATCCTATGATCTAGAGGAGGTTCAGGCATTAAAAAGATTAGATGATCTTGATTTGCTGATGATTGAGCAGCCGCTAGATGTTGATGATATTGTCCAACATCGTCTGTTACAGCAACAACTAAAAACGCCAATTTGCTTAGATGAAAGCATTGGTTCACTTAAAGACGTCAAAAATGCTCATGAATTAGGAAGCTGTTCGATTATTAATGTAAAGATTGGTCGAGTTGGTGGATTGCAAGAATCGATTGCGATTCATGATTATTGTGTAGGAAACGGGATGAAGGTATGGTGCGGTGGAATGCTTGAATTTGGTATTTCACGTGCTCATAATCTTGCCTTGTCCTCCCTGCCTGGCTTTACCATTCCAGGTGATATATCTTCCTCATCTCGATATTGGGACGAAGATATTATTCTTCCAGAAATAGTGGTGAAAAATGGAAGTGTTTCTCTGTCATGTGAGCCTGGAATTGGAGTTGTGATGAATACAAAACGATTGTCAGAAGTTACGATAAATGAAGAAGAAATCTCTCTATTAAAATGA
- a CDS encoding cytochrome d ubiquinol oxidase subunit II codes for MSDALIAITVLWGFIFIYSVMATMDFGAGFWSMIYINRKQTNATNIANRYLSPTWEVTNTFIVAIVVAIYSFFPGAAYTFGTVLLVPGSLILLLLAIRSAFMVFSHIADDYRIALTYISGISGILIPGLLISVLPVSHGGFVNFEQGQTLDLIALFTSPHEYAFVGFAISSTLFLSSLLLADYSKASEEMEAYYVYRRDALITGPLSLLMAFLIMITLKTEAVWLYDKMVDQLPLLFVSLLFFLVAGIALLLRDRRGTIGMPRLAVISITIQYMLASYVYGKAHLPYILYPEVTITSGFTDPASFKAVFATYIVGFLILFPGFIYFWSLFMNDKRYLRQKEKTSK; via the coding sequence ATGTCTGACGCATTAATTGCTATTACAGTGCTTTGGGGGTTTATATTTATTTATTCTGTTATGGCAACAATGGATTTTGGTGCTGGTTTTTGGTCTATGATTTATATTAACCGTAAACAGACAAATGCCACCAATATTGCCAATCGATATTTATCACCCACATGGGAAGTTACAAATACATTTATCGTTGCCATTGTAGTCGCCATTTACAGCTTCTTTCCTGGTGCAGCCTACACCTTCGGAACGGTATTGTTAGTACCTGGTTCATTAATTTTATTATTATTGGCAATTCGAAGTGCTTTTATGGTATTTTCTCATATTGCGGATGACTATAGAATTGCGCTTACCTATATATCTGGAATTTCAGGCATTTTGATACCAGGTCTACTTATTAGTGTTTTACCTGTTTCCCATGGGGGATTTGTAAACTTTGAACAGGGTCAAACATTAGATTTAATTGCCCTGTTTACAAGCCCTCACGAATATGCCTTCGTTGGATTTGCCATTTCTTCTACCCTTTTTCTATCATCTTTACTATTGGCAGACTATTCAAAAGCTAGTGAGGAAATGGAGGCATACTATGTTTATCGAAGAGATGCGTTAATTACGGGACCCCTCTCTTTATTAATGGCCTTTCTCATTATGATAACGCTTAAAACGGAAGCAGTTTGGTTATATGACAAAATGGTGGATCAGTTACCATTACTATTCGTCTCTTTACTTTTCTTTTTAGTTGCAGGAATAGCTCTCTTATTAAGAGATAGAAGAGGAACAATTGGCATGCCAAGATTAGCCGTTATCTCCATTACAATCCAATATATGTTAGCTAGCTATGTATATGGGAAAGCACACCTACCGTATATTCTATACCCTGAGGTGACAATAACTTCAGGCTTTACTGATCCAGCATCCTTTAAAGCCGTCTTTGCCACTTATATAGTCGGATTCTTAATTTTATTTCCTGGTTTTATTTATTTTTGGAGCTTATTTATGAATGATAAACGCTACCTTCGTCAAAAAGAAAAAACGAGTAAATAA
- a CDS encoding cytochrome ubiquinol oxidase subunit I — protein MDDLVLARALFGTTMGFHIIFATLGVGIPLMVLIVELLYQKTKDRDYALMGKRWTKAFAVLLGVGIPTGTIAGVQLSLLWPGFMEVIGRVMALPFQIEIYAFFVEALFMSIYVYAADRIRPWMRIVSVSLVALGAMASAILITNVHAFEGTPAGFRMEAGKIVDVDPWTAFFNPSFFVTAGHVVLSAYMTGAFVIASVAAYKLLKEPFGTKVYQFHKKALMVCLIVGGMFSLLTSINGHESAQLLHEYQPEKLAAAEGLFETTTYAPLAIGGFTDRETEEVKWGIEIPWALSFLAGNSFETEVIGLNDFPEEYWPPLFVHTLFNAMVGIGSFLILLSLIAFIWNKLLKKDRFPKWLMWLFVTGGPLSLLGIEFGWIFACTGRQPWTIYRMLSTEDSVTTTGNIGILFIMFIGVYIILGISVVLVLLYYFRRHTVRDDLAKEEKANIDLQT, from the coding sequence ATGGATGACTTAGTTTTAGCACGGGCCTTATTTGGAACAACGATGGGCTTTCACATTATTTTTGCTACTCTTGGAGTCGGAATACCTTTAATGGTTTTAATCGTGGAATTACTGTATCAAAAAACAAAAGATAGAGATTATGCCTTAATGGGGAAACGTTGGACAAAGGCATTTGCTGTATTACTTGGTGTGGGAATACCTACTGGAACGATTGCCGGTGTTCAGCTTTCTCTCCTATGGCCTGGCTTTATGGAAGTCATCGGTCGCGTTATGGCTCTCCCATTTCAAATTGAGATTTATGCTTTTTTCGTAGAAGCCTTATTTATGTCCATTTATGTATACGCAGCTGACAGAATACGTCCATGGATGCGAATCGTTAGTGTAAGCCTTGTCGCACTAGGAGCGATGGCATCAGCTATCCTAATTACGAATGTCCATGCCTTTGAGGGTACACCTGCTGGCTTTCGGATGGAAGCTGGGAAAATTGTCGATGTTGACCCTTGGACGGCCTTTTTTAACCCAAGCTTTTTTGTCACAGCAGGGCATGTTGTATTATCAGCGTATATGACGGGTGCCTTTGTCATTGCCTCTGTTGCTGCCTATAAATTACTGAAAGAACCTTTTGGAACAAAAGTGTATCAATTTCATAAAAAAGCATTAATGGTGTGTCTTATCGTTGGTGGGATGTTTTCCTTACTAACCTCAATCAATGGTCATGAATCTGCTCAATTATTGCATGAATATCAACCTGAGAAGTTAGCTGCTGCTGAAGGACTTTTTGAAACAACAACTTATGCCCCTTTAGCAATTGGTGGTTTTACAGACCGTGAGACGGAAGAAGTAAAATGGGGAATTGAAATTCCGTGGGCTCTTAGTTTTCTAGCAGGAAATAGTTTTGAAACTGAGGTCATAGGATTAAATGATTTTCCTGAAGAATATTGGCCTCCTCTTTTCGTTCATACCCTCTTTAACGCAATGGTTGGCATCGGATCATTTCTTATTTTATTATCACTCATTGCCTTCATATGGAACAAGCTACTTAAAAAAGATCGCTTTCCAAAATGGCTTATGTGGCTATTTGTAACAGGAGGCCCCCTCTCCCTACTAGGTATAGAATTTGGATGGATCTTTGCTTGTACAGGACGTCAACCTTGGACTATTTATCGAATGTTAAGTACAGAAGATTCTGTTACCACAACTGGTAATATCGGAATCCTATTCATCATGTTCATTGGTGTTTACATTATTTTAGGTATCTCTGTTGTACTTGTTTTACTATATTATTTCCGCCGGCATACTGTTAGAGATGATTTAGCAAAAGAAGAAAAGGCAAATATCGACCTACAAACCTAA
- the yidD gene encoding membrane protein insertion efficiency factor YidD, protein MKKIMIFLIKIYQKFISPIKPPTCRYYPTCSHYGVESISRFGALKGGWLTLKRILRCHPFHPGGIDPVPEKYPTSKKHI, encoded by the coding sequence ATGAAAAAAATAATGATTTTTCTTATAAAAATATATCAAAAATTTATTTCTCCAATAAAACCTCCCACTTGCCGTTATTATCCTACCTGTTCCCATTATGGAGTAGAGTCTATTAGCCGGTTTGGTGCACTAAAGGGTGGATGGCTTACACTAAAAAGAATCTTACGTTGTCACCCTTTTCATCCAGGTGGCATTGATCCAGTTCCTGAAAAGTACCCTACTTCAAAAAAACATATATAA
- a CDS encoding S-ribosylhomocysteine lyase produces the protein MPSVESFELDHNAVKAPYVRHCGVHQVGTDGVVNKYDIRFCQPNKQAMKPDAIHTLEHLLAFTIRKYADQYDHFDIIDISPMGCQTGYYLVVSGEPKVEEIIDLLESTLKEAVQIEDIPAANEKQCGQAKLHDLEGAKKLMKFWLSHSKEELKQVFA, from the coding sequence ATGCCTTCAGTAGAAAGCTTTGAATTAGATCATAATGCTGTAAAGGCTCCCTATGTTAGACATTGTGGAGTACATCAAGTTGGAACAGATGGTGTTGTAAATAAATATGATATTCGCTTTTGTCAGCCAAATAAGCAAGCGATGAAACCAGATGCTATTCATACGCTAGAACATTTACTTGCATTTACTATTCGTAAATATGCTGATCAATACGATCATTTTGATATTATTGATATATCTCCTATGGGGTGCCAAACAGGTTATTATTTAGTCGTGAGTGGTGAACCAAAGGTAGAAGAAATCATTGATCTTCTTGAAAGTACTTTAAAAGAAGCGGTTCAAATTGAGGATATCCCTGCTGCTAATGAGAAACAATGTGGGCAAGCTAAGCTCCATGATTTAGAAGGAGCAAAAAAATTAATGAAATTTTGGTTGTCTCATAGCAAAGAAGAATTGAAGCAAGTATTTGCTTAA
- the ytzI gene encoding YtzI protein: MGYTLLIIISVIIIFLVIGVSVLTTSKAYTYKHTVDPLPGNNGTNDDQVENHEEK; encoded by the coding sequence ATGGGATACACACTTTTAATCATTATATCCGTGATTATTATCTTTTTAGTCATTGGCGTTAGTGTGCTAACGACAAGTAAAGCCTATACTTACAAACATACAGTGGATCCACTCCCTGGAAATAACGGTACGAATGATGACCAGGTAGAGAATCATGAAGAAAAATAA
- a CDS encoding DUF6154 family protein has protein sequence MKLVDELYELYRGRIRGTEEDLDMITLTVLEHLSRKELINMINDMENHELEYFIRLYIFESLKQKIMKDEENDLSTPPFKHLH, from the coding sequence TTGAAATTGGTCGATGAATTATACGAGCTATATCGTGGGAGAATTAGAGGAACAGAGGAAGATCTTGATATGATTACGCTGACTGTGCTAGAGCATTTATCAAGGAAAGAGCTCATCAATATGATTAATGATATGGAGAATCATGAACTCGAATATTTTATCCGTTTATACATATTTGAGTCTTTAAAACAAAAGATTATGAAAGATGAAGAAAATGATCTATCTACTCCACCTTTCAAACATTTACACTGA
- a CDS encoding phage holin family protein: MTKEVIPIFSILGSGVFLLFGTWNMLLMVLIIAVFLDYMAGIAVAIIKKELSSSLGYRGIMKKVLIFVLVAVAHILDTILGTSYFIRNATILFYICNELISVVENAGRAGIPIPNVIRKALKLFKDQE; encoded by the coding sequence ATGACTAAAGAGGTTATACCTATTTTCTCCATCCTTGGTAGTGGCGTTTTCTTATTATTTGGTACGTGGAACATGTTGTTGATGGTATTAATTATCGCAGTGTTTCTAGATTATATGGCAGGTATAGCAGTGGCAATAATAAAAAAAGAACTTTCTAGTTCGTTAGGTTACCGAGGTATTATGAAAAAAGTATTAATCTTTGTTCTTGTTGCAGTCGCTCATATATTGGACACTATATTAGGTACATCTTATTTTATACGTAACGCGACAATCTTATTTTATATTTGTAATGAATTAATTTCTGTAGTTGAAAATGCTGGACGAGCCGGGATCCCAATCCCCAATGTTATACGAAAAGCGTTAAAATTATTTAAAGATCAAGAATAA
- a CDS encoding hydrolase, producing MHDENKETYYISISTGEISRSSTDSPWDFQIAANEEEITYLRGLFDANYSADWQGFYRAHVPYLQYHFDRENDTYDKNLQKIYECIYRLGDEEAKNHIEKIGILP from the coding sequence ATGCATGATGAAAACAAAGAGACGTATTATATTTCTATTAGTACAGGTGAAATTTCTCGTTCATCCACAGATTCTCCATGGGACTTCCAAATTGCAGCTAATGAAGAAGAAATAACGTATTTACGTGGTTTATTTGATGCAAACTATTCTGCCGATTGGCAAGGGTTCTACCGAGCTCATGTACCTTATCTTCAATATCATTTTGATCGTGAAAATGATACCTATGATAAGAATCTTCAAAAAATTTATGAATGTATTTATCGATTAGGGGACGAGGAAGCTAAAAACCATATAGAGAAAATAGGAATTCTACCTTAA
- a CDS encoding DUF6612 family protein, producing the protein MGKISKIQLSVFISIIFLLGACSSTASPKGDVKKESDLTLEEVFEKSQEAGNSLTSVHVETSMKQTFSDNELTGSMEMETSSSSDMILDPLTMHQTTSVNITGEEDTSEMFELMETELYYSNQGMFMKDPLQNEWSEIPADFIGELEDVLATESLPQNQLEQYASRINDFTFEQDEESYILSLQLKDEKANEVLEEGLSVLPDELQNSMGDERDSISLNEIKINVLIDKETFNTTTLDMEMDMTMSVEGEELQVKQQVNSTFSKFNELEEIIIPEDVLNSATTVE; encoded by the coding sequence ATGGGAAAAATTTCTAAAATACAACTATCAGTATTTATATCAATTATATTCTTGTTAGGAGCCTGTTCATCTACAGCTTCACCTAAAGGCGATGTAAAAAAAGAGAGTGACTTAACTTTAGAGGAAGTATTCGAAAAATCACAGGAGGCAGGAAATTCATTAACAAGTGTTCACGTTGAAACAAGCATGAAGCAAACCTTTTCTGACAACGAATTAACAGGAAGCATGGAGATGGAAACATCCTCATCTTCAGATATGATTCTAGATCCACTGACAATGCACCAAACAACGTCTGTAAACATCACTGGTGAAGAAGATACATCTGAGATGTTTGAACTTATGGAGACAGAACTTTATTATTCAAATCAAGGGATGTTTATGAAAGATCCACTTCAAAACGAATGGTCCGAAATCCCAGCCGATTTCATTGGAGAACTTGAGGACGTATTAGCGACAGAATCGTTACCACAAAACCAATTGGAGCAATATGCCTCTCGCATCAATGATTTTACGTTTGAACAAGATGAGGAGTCCTATATTTTATCATTACAATTAAAAGACGAGAAGGCAAATGAAGTATTGGAAGAGGGATTATCGGTTTTACCTGATGAATTGCAAAATTCAATGGGCGATGAAAGGGATAGCATTTCTTTAAATGAAATAAAGATAAATGTACTAATTGATAAGGAAACATTCAACACTACAACATTGGATATGGAAATGGATATGACGATGTCTGTTGAAGGTGAAGAACTTCAAGTAAAACAACAAGTAAATAGCACATTTTCTAAATTTAATGAGCTTGAAGAAATTATCATTCCTGAAGATGTGTTAAATTCTGCAACTACCGTTGAATAA
- the ytkD gene encoding RNA deprotection pyrophosphohydrolase — MQQFIDQQKQFVEFSSSVNSFQMKAKHVFVITTYKEQWLLTSHKKRGLEFPGGKVEDFETLAEAAKREVYEETGGIVGELTEIGEYMVHDQHHPFVKRVYYADIQTLHEKECYFETNGPVKVAENILDMVQEPEYSFIMKDEILPIAIEIIKQKKLLKSSL; from the coding sequence ATGCAGCAGTTTATTGACCAACAAAAACAATTTGTCGAGTTTTCATCTTCTGTTAACTCTTTTCAAATGAAGGCGAAGCATGTGTTTGTGATTACTACATACAAAGAACAATGGCTACTAACATCACATAAAAAACGAGGCTTAGAATTCCCGGGCGGTAAAGTAGAAGATTTTGAAACGTTAGCAGAGGCAGCTAAACGAGAGGTGTACGAAGAAACAGGTGGAATCGTTGGTGAGCTTACCGAAATTGGAGAGTACATGGTGCATGATCAACATCATCCTTTTGTTAAACGAGTATATTACGCAGATATTCAAACTCTTCACGAAAAAGAATGTTATTTCGAAACAAATGGACCTGTAAAAGTGGCGGAAAATATTCTTGATATGGTTCAAGAGCCTGAGTACAGCTTTATAATGAAAGATGAAATTTTACCAATTGCAATAGAAATTATTAAACAAAAAAAACTGCTGAAAAGCAGCTTATGA
- a CDS encoding ABC transporter permease, which translates to MKENNELKHLHTQYIRTKKKEKRHILYVQLFIFLMFFFIWQISSMYAWIDPLIFSSPSKIFTLLLSKAQDGSLFLHASVTLTETIAGFILGTFAGTLLAAVLWWSPFLSKVLDPYLVILNAMPKVALGPILIVALGPGFSSIIAMGMIISVIITTIVVYTAFKEVDENYMKVLHSFHASKLQIFKECILPASFPSIISTLKVNVGLSWVGVIVGEFLVSQKGLGYLIIYGFQVFNFTLVLLALLLIAFFATIMYQLVELLEKKLIQDS; encoded by the coding sequence TTGAAAGAAAATAATGAACTGAAGCATTTGCACACTCAATATATTCGTACTAAAAAGAAAGAAAAGCGTCACATTTTATACGTTCAACTATTTATCTTTCTAATGTTTTTTTTCATTTGGCAAATCTCTAGTATGTATGCATGGATTGATCCATTAATTTTTAGCTCACCCTCAAAGATTTTTACACTCTTATTAAGTAAAGCACAAGATGGTTCGCTTTTTCTTCACGCTAGTGTAACATTAACCGAAACCATTGCAGGCTTTATCCTTGGGACCTTCGCTGGAACATTGTTAGCCGCTGTTCTTTGGTGGTCGCCCTTTTTATCAAAAGTTCTAGACCCTTATTTAGTCATCTTGAACGCTATGCCAAAGGTTGCCCTAGGTCCAATTCTAATTGTTGCCTTAGGACCCGGGTTTTCGTCTATTATTGCAATGGGTATGATTATCTCGGTTATTATCACGACTATTGTCGTTTACACTGCCTTCAAAGAAGTTGATGAAAACTATATGAAAGTGCTACATTCCTTTCATGCTTCTAAACTTCAAATATTTAAAGAATGTATACTCCCCGCTTCTTTTCCAAGTATTATTTCTACTTTAAAAGTGAATGTTGGTTTATCGTGGGTAGGAGTGATTGTTGGAGAATTTCTCGTTTCCCAGAAAGGTCTTGGCTATCTAATTATTTATGGATTTCAAGTATTTAATTTTACATTAGTACTTTTAGCACTACTTTTAATTGCTTTCTTTGCTACTATTATGTACCAATTAGTTGAACTATTGGAAAAAAAATTAATTCAGGACTCATAA
- a CDS encoding ABC transporter ATP-binding protein, with amino-acid sequence MNILQVDSISHLYFTEQSVVKALENVSLTVKNGEFISFLGPSGCGKTTLLSIIAGLLQPTKGNIWHNEDGSNHSVGYMLQHDYLFPWKTIEENILLGLKINKKNNTENRNYALSLLEEMGLKGTRQQFPRQLSGGMRQRAALVRTLAVSPQLLLLDEPFSSLDYQTKLKLENLIVLTLKQLNKSAILVTHDIGEAIAMSNRILLFSPRPGRLFKEWTVPSSLQTLTPLETRNEKEYRELFQIIWKEMEQFERK; translated from the coding sequence ATGAATATTCTTCAAGTTGATTCTATTTCACATTTGTATTTCACTGAACAATCTGTTGTGAAAGCGTTAGAAAATGTTTCTTTAACGGTGAAAAACGGCGAATTTATATCATTTCTAGGACCGAGTGGTTGTGGCAAAACAACGTTACTTTCCATTATTGCTGGTTTACTACAGCCAACAAAGGGAAACATTTGGCATAATGAAGACGGTAGTAACCATTCAGTAGGCTACATGTTACAGCATGATTATCTCTTTCCTTGGAAAACCATAGAGGAAAACATATTATTAGGGTTAAAAATAAATAAAAAAAATAATACAGAAAATAGAAACTATGCTTTATCCTTATTAGAGGAAATGGGACTAAAAGGAACTCGTCAGCAATTTCCCCGTCAATTATCAGGAGGTATGAGGCAGAGAGCAGCGTTAGTTAGAACTTTAGCCGTGTCTCCTCAGTTACTTTTATTAGATGAGCCTTTCTCTTCATTGGATTATCAAACGAAGTTGAAACTTGAAAACCTTATCGTACTCACATTAAAACAACTTAATAAAAGTGCTATTCTCGTCACCCATGACATTGGTGAGGCGATTGCCATGAGCAATCGAATTTTATTATTTTCCCCCCGTCCGGGAAGATTGTTTAAAGAATGGACAGTGCCTTCCTCACTTCAAACTCTCACTCCACTGGAAACTCGAAATGAGAAGGAGTACAGAGAACTCTTCCAAATAATTTGGAAGGAGATGGAACAATTTGAAAGAAAATAA